TGAGGAGCTGGCGGGGGCTCCCTGGGGACAAGTCATGCCAGCCTCACGTCATTTTCCACCTTGCAGGTCTTCGGTCTGGCCCTTGTTCTGTTGGGGTTCTGGAGGACGTCCTGTGCCCTGGCCTCACTGACCTTACTCCATGCAGTGCTGATGCATGTGACAGCGGTGACCCTCCGGGGTCCCAGGTGGGATGAAAGGTCCCCAGCTAGTTCCTAGTTTCATCTCCTCATTTTCTCCATCCTCCTGCTCCTTCTTATTAAGATCTGGATGTTAACATTGATGGAATGTGAAGCTGGGTGGGATATTTAATCCAGCAGTTGGCGGTATCCAGATCCACAATGGTCTCTGAAAGCTGAGGTGCTGCCCTGAGTTTATCAGGATGGCATTTGGCAGATTGGAGATAAGTGCATCTGAATTGAGACACATAGCTTCCCTCATATGgtttttatgaaaatgaaatgaacaagGTGCCTTATTTCATTTGTTAATACTATTGTTTGTCATGTAGACACTTATGTAGCCGATAAATGGTGACTTCTATTCTGATACCCTGAAGCATCCTGATAGCAAATGTTCCATCCTGCTGTAAAGGAGAACTGGCTTCTTCCAATTAGCCATACATGAGTAAGTCTGGGATGGACTGGAGAGACAGCTTAGCCCGAgcgcattttacagatggaaacctgaggctcagagaggttgagtgctTTGCTCGGGATCACAGAGAGGAGTGAtgtttctgcctctgcctctttgGGAGACACTGGCCGACATTCATCTCTGACGTCAGGCACCCCCTCTGAGGAATCCACTCAAAAAGGGCATCAGGAGTGGTGCGGAACCTGCTGCACCACGTGGTTTGCATCCTCTTCATGCGACAAAGGACCTGGACTTCCAGAGGTCACACAGGGTGGTCTGCAGGGCAAGGCGGGGTGGCAATGTTCCACAGGAGCCAGTCAAAAACTTGTGACAGAAGGGCATGTGAGGTTTTATGTTcacttttcttgctttctctctgaTTTATCCCATGCTTTCACTCCATGAGAGGGTTGGCCTCTCTGTCTCATCTTGAGAGCTCCTGCAGGAAGTGGCTGGACGCAGGTACATCCTTTCATGGCCGGGTGGGaagcagggagaggaagaagcTGATTTGGCCCAGGCTATATTTATGCATAgcaagccatggaggctctcatCCACTCCTAGATTCTCCCTGAGCCCTGGGATAAATATTTTCTAAGGATGAAAATTCTGGAATGCTGAgtggagtctggctctgccaGTACCTCTCACCAGTGGAGGGGGCACTTGAAGAGCTTGAGTTCTAGTTTCCAGAACTTGAGGGTGGGGCTGGTGAGAGTGGGTAGGGATGAAGGCATCCCAGCAGGGCTGATGCCACCTCCCCATGGGTGCCACCTTTACATGTGGTCAGTGCATGtcttcccttccacactgtgggcGCTTCCAGGGTAAGGCTGAAAGCTGGTCCATCCATGGAGGTCCAGTTTGGCACAGGCAGACAGTTCGTGAAGCTCTGCCAGGGGAGCAGAGAAGCGAGTGGATTCATGTGTGGGGAGAACCAAGAGTGAGCACTTCTGGCGAGTGGAGATGAGGTTACACATGCTCTCTCTAGGGGCAAGGCTAGGTGGTGAGGTGGCTGCCCCCtagtgtgggggtgggggccaggcacagcCAGACCCATCCTGCCAAGCCTGCATGTGCATTGCTCCAACGTTGGTCCTTCTGTGCACCTATGCCTGCAGAGCCCCTGTCCCCAGGTGCCTGAAGTTGCCTGGCACTCCTGAGGGTCAGGAGAAAAAATGAGTATGGCAACCAGCAAGGAAGGAAAACTGCCCTCAACCAGGGTGCAAACGCAGTCGAATTAGGTCAGAGCTGGCAGGAGGAAGCCCTGTGTGCTCTGTGAATGTGGCAGCTGCTGCTAGATGCTGACAGGTGCAAGGGCAGGGCTGAGCTGGCGCCTCCGGGTGgcagccgtgtgtgtgtgtgtgtgtgtgtgtgtgtgtgtgtgagattgtTATTGCTGGCACCTCTGGGTGgcagccgtgtgtgtgtgtgtgtgtgtgtgtgtgtgagactgtTATTGCCGGTGCCTCTGGGTGgtagccgtgtgtgtgtgtgtgtgtgtgtgtgattgttaTTGCTGGCACCTCTGGGTGgcagccgtgtgtgtgtgtgtgtctgtgtgtgtgtgtctgtgtgtgattgTTATTGTTCCGTGAGAGAGTCCTGGAGGCATAGTGCTCCGAACTGAGGTGAGTTGTCACATCCATAGCAATCAGGATTCTTTGGATGCAAACCACAGCGAGGGACTCTGGCCAACTTTGTCAAGAAGGAATTAATTAGAAGGTTATGGTGGCAGGTAGATAACAGTGTCAGAGGAAGAACTGGAGAAATAAGCTCAAAAAAGACCAGGATTGAGCTATTCAGAGAGTTCCAGTACCAGGCACACATAAGCAGCTTCTCAAACTGAAACTGGGTTTGGTTATGCTACTTGGTTCTGAGTAGCATAAAACAGAACCAAGCCATCTGACTGCTCTTGTCGTAGAGATTGCATATTCCTCCTTTCCTGTCAGCTGGTTTAAAAACCTGGGGCAAAGGGGGACCCTGCAGTCCACCCCACTCTTCCTGAGATGCCCTGTGGGGGCTGCAGAGATAGACCAGACACAGGCTGTCTTGCCCCAGGGACCAACAGTCCAGTAGGTCATAGGGGCAACACTGACTCTGGCCAGGCAGGCTGCTGAAGGTGGTCTCTGCACCCCGAGTCAGCGCAGCAGCCCTGACGGTGTTTTGGTGTGAGCAGCTCGCAGATGCAGcccagttgttttgttttatgggcCGCATCTTGAGGGTCACCTCAAGTCTGCACACAAGGGTAGAGCTACAAGCTCTGGAGGGAAATAGCACTGGGTTATAATTTCCACTGGAGGACATCTATAATTTCATGTCTCTGAGTGTGAGTTTGGCCGCAGGCTCCTCTGTAGGTGTCTGCACTGGGAACCAGTGAGGACCCTCAGGCTTGAGCCCCCATTCTGCTGGATCTGGTGGTCTGGAAGCCTGGGCATAGTGTGACTGCCTCAGCCCCTCCATTTGTGCTAGGGCTGGGGGAGAAGGAGGATGGGGTGAGGAGTTCTCTGACTTTGCACAGTGGGAGTACACCCTTCATGGAGGATATGAGTGCAAATGGATGTCAAGGAGCCCAGAGCTCTTTGGAGCAAAGAGCTGGGCAAATTCCTGGCTCCCACTCTAACTCTCTCTCCTTATTCTCCCGTACCTCCCTCGGCGGGGTGGAATTTCACAATTGGGTCTGACCTGGCTTAGTGTGAATGAAAAGTGTTCGTTTACAGGGATGCTCTCTGTCTCACTGAATTCCTGCCCCTCAGCCTTTTCTTCACGACTGAAATATACCCAGCCCTTCTTTTCCACTAGGACTTTGCCTGTGCCATCTTACCATCCCTGATTGGTGAACTTGTATTCATCCATCAACACCCAGAGATAATATCACCTCATCAATGGGACATTCCTCAGGCACCCCAGGCAGTCCGTGGTCCATCCCTGATCTTGAAGCATTTCTCCCAAACCATTCAAGTGGGCTTGTCTCCGTCCCAGGTCCTGTTACGAAGAGGTGTTTTTCTCTCTCACTGCATGTGGAGCAATACTTCCATGCTATTCATCTTGTTATCACAGAATAAAAGAACGACTGTCTCCCCTAAGAGATATGGTGTGGGTCCCTGTGGCTAGACCATGTGATCTTACCCATAAACAGTCCTCACAAATACTCTTGATTTACGTCTAACCCACTCTTGTCACTGCCTGGCATTCGCGtgtgctgttctctctgccctctcttttctttgtatCTGCCTGCCCTTTGGAGGCCTCCTCCCTCTTCCAGGAGGGTCTCTCTGATTATTCTGGTGCCCAGAATTAGAAAGTATATGGGGTACACGCTGTGGTGTGTGGTAAGTGTTTAACAGCTGGTTCTCAGCATGTAGCTCCAACATGGATTTTGGGTGATATTTTCATTTACAATAAAGTGTAAGACGAAAGTGGAACAATGAACATATGTCAGAACTTCATTTGTTTGTCAGTGATCTAAATAACTTCTTTCCTAAATCACATAATAGTTTCAGAATACTAGAATAGTCCCTCAGCTTTTTGTGAGCTATTCACAATATAACAGCTATCGACAAGACAACAATTTCAGTTTAATCTGTATTATTGACAATTTTTTCCCATTACTTTCTTAAGTCCAGACAATGAACAAAACAAGAAATCAAGCCTTTATTTATAGCATTTCCATAAATAATCCCATTCTGGCTGATTTCCTGATTTCTGGCCACTCACGATATCCCTGGATATGGCGTGAGGAGGAGTGGACCCTGGCAAGCCCCCGTACCAGCAGGTGGAGCAGCGTCCACAGCGTAGGCAATGGGAACGTGTAGTAGAATGACTAGGAAGTGATGGGTTCTGAGTATGTATTGCCTGTGTTTTTAATACAATTTCTTTGATTGTAAGTTTGTATAGTTTTGTTCTGAATAATGTCTGAGTTAAAACAGCTAACTCGAAACATTCCTGATCATCTCACAAGCCGCTGTGAGctggctccagcacaccactggctGCATGCCAAGAAAATCAAGTTGCAGGCAGAGAGGAAAACCTTCAGACAGAGTTGCATAGCTGTGTCCGCTCAGTTTCCCCAGGGGGTGAGCTTTATTAAGTGCCACAGTAACAGATACTGTCATTGGTTCAGTCAACAACTGTTTCTAACCCCATCTCACTTGGCTTTCCTGCACTGCAGAGGTTGGGAAGCTAAATCCATGTTTTCCAGACTCCTTTGCAGCCAGGGTGCAGGCCTTTGACATAGAGCCCCACAAGCAGCCAGGTACATCACCCAGCCCTCGATGTGCAGTCGAGTCCCATGAGCTGAAATCTTTGGCAGGCAGGTGATATCTGTCAGTCACAGTGGCAGGGACATCTGGTCTTGTGGGGTGGCTGTCGTGGAGTTTGTAGGAGTTTGGTCCCTTGTGATGGGTGCTGGTACCAGCAGAGTTTCTACTAGACAGTGCCAGGGCATGGTTAGGCTTTTTTTCTGGCTATCCTGACCCTTGGAGAGCACCCAAGCTTGGTCTCTGGCTCTCACAGAGATTTAATGAGCTGCGTGATAGCCTTTAATAAGTTCCTTTCTGTTTAAACTACCCGGGTAGAGGCTGCTGTCTGCAGGTAGGAAGCCCTGATTGCTGGAACCTAAGGGATGTGAGAAATCACTGTGGAGTGTCAAAGTAACCAGGGATCTGCTCCTGGAACCTATTAATCCACCTCTTTTAGAAGGAGTCCACAGTCCTGTTTGTGTTTGAATATTCATGAACGTTAGAAGAGCAACTTAGTCTGGGTATGGCTATCGCTGACAGAAGTATCATGCTGTGGCACAGTTGATTATTAGATCTGCATTTTTTGCCCTTCAGCTTGTCAAAATAATGTCTAAAAAGCCAGATTGATCACAAGAGATGCATCATAATGCCACACAAAGATGTCACTCGGCGCCTTATGGTATTTAGGACCATAGAGGCCACCTGGTCCAGCCTCCTCATTTTGCAGCTGAGCAAGATCTTTGAAGGACAAGGACCTGCCCAAGGCCGTCTAGAAACACTGAAGTTGAGACTCATACCCGAGCGTCTTAACTTTTGCCCACCCCACGCTGTTTCTTAGTCTTAACCAGCAAGCTTTccgtgttatttttgtttgtcttaggTCTAGGTTTGATTTGGCAGCACGTTTCAACATCTGGTGAAGGCATGGGAATAAAACAATGTAGGTGGGCGGAGCATCTAAGAGCGGAATGTTTGGTGTTCTCGCAGGGTACACTGGGCAAGGCCTGCTGGGCCGTCCTTCCTCACCACACTGCTTGCGTTTATTCAGTTAAGAAAGTGGCACATTTTGTATCTTTGAGAATGCAAGTATTTTAGTTAGGAGAGTGATGTTCTGTCTATGGAAGACTTCGCCTCTCTCCATCATGGGCTTGGAGAAGGTGTCCCGTGTCCCAGCAGCATGGCTGTGTACAGTCATTGATTCTTTTGTTTACTTCTCCATGCCCTACATTTTGTTCCTGTCCCTTgaccacaaagaaataaatgaacgTTCCTAAGGCACTGACATGGGCCGGGCGAGGTGGGAGCCTCCTTCTGGATATTATTATCCTatttaaatgcattattttccCACTCGTTTCATGATTGCCCAGTATTCAGAGAAGTTACATTACACAACTGAAGCTCCATAATAAATGCGTGGaggtgagatttgaacccaggtctttccCATTCTACGTTTTGtgcctttgtattttattttgcttcttcgTATTCCTGTGTATTATTAATAGTCTGAAGCTTGGAAATAGATGCAATAGtcattaaagaaaatacagtgtCATGCTCTCTGAAGGATAACAAGGACATTTTTGTTGTAAttactattttgatttttcttttaagaatgttgccGAGGAaggaaaacagagggaaaaaccAGCAAAGCTCACTGTGTCTAACTTTTGCCGCATGCATGGACCTAATTTCTTACTTGCCAAGCACTAGAGCCTTATTTTTGAGACCCTGTGAGGGTGGCTGAGTTCTACGTGCTTGCTGCGTTGGAAAAATCTAGTGTGATGGGGGTCAGAGGCCCCATGACACGCCAAGGCAGAGTAAGCCACAGAGCTCAGTCTGCCATAGGCGtggcctccttccttcctcacatCTGTGTCAACACCCGGCAGGAGGTGCCTGATTCCAGTGGGGATGAAGCAGCCTCTGCCCATCCCTCCATCACCCATCGAGGGCCCTGGACACACATAAGGTTGAACCGCCagatggtggctgccaggggagTGTGTCCACCTCTCACTTAGGCCAGGCGCGTGGCAGCTCACTGCGGCAGGCGTCCCGTGGGCGAGGTCGGTGCTCTCCTGAtgtctttgatatttttctttatctggcCTAGTCTGAGACCAGTACTTTCCCCTGCCTGTGACCTCTGACTTCATTTGCAAAGTTTTCTCATGCACTTTCTGAAATTTTCATGACAGAGAGCCCTGGAGGAATTTGGGGCAATGATGGAGGTGGAAGAAGGTTTAGAGCTAGGAATCTTTATGCATTTTAtctgttttctccttctctttatttttttcttgacctATGCTTCACACTGGTCTCTGTCTTCTCCATGCTTAGAAAGCAGAGGAGGCTTGAGCTTCCAGCAAAGACCTTGCCACATGTTACTGGAGACAAGCTGGTGCATGGAAGTGGTGGGTGGGAAGGGCTGACAGGAGGGTGTCCCTCCCCTGAGCATCACCGGCTCTGTTCTCGGCCAGTTGCTCTTTGTCCCCACATTTCAGGTTCTCTTCCTGCATTCAAGCATGGGCAGGGCCAGCTGCTGTTTCAGGACTGCATCCAGCCCTGAAGTTTTCTCTGGGCCTCCACAGGGGACCTTCCTGCTCTGAATTCCACATGCATTCTCCATACCACCCTGCAGGCCACACTGCACACTCACCCTACTCTCCAGCCATTTCCAACTACTTAGAATTCAGTCAGTGTTGAGAGTCACCAGTCTTACGTAGACtgaagcctggcacatagtaggtgctttgTGCATGTTTactgtgtgaatgaatgaacagaaaatgaaatggacTTTGCCTAAAAGCTGATCTGATCTGATCTGAGTGCCCAGGCATTTCACTCTTCTTCCAAAGCTCTCCTTTTGTTCCTGTGGCCCAGGGAATGCTCAGTTCCAGGCTTGGCAGAGGAGAGGTCTCTCTAGGCAGTGTGAAACAGACTGTGAAGCCCCCATGAGAAATAGTCCACCCACCGGGAAGGCCCCTCCGCTCCCAGGAGACTCCAGCCAGAGCACTCCAACGTGGGGGCCAGGACTCCTCTTTTCCAAAGGAGAGTAGACAGCGGGAGGAATTCACCTCAGAATTATTTCCTGGAGCAGTTAGGAAAGTAGCATCTCTGAAGTCACAGAGGCTTCAGCTCCACTGGGCTGTGAGAATCCCTTACAGAATTCTGACCCCGACCAAGCAGAAAAGGGCACTGCCACCTTTAAAACAGTTGActgcagaacaaaacaaaatgctaaaataaGACTAGAGTAGTTTGAAAATATTGGAAAGTTGAGAAAAAACTCCCCCAAATTCCATGATACTAGCATCATCATAGTATATAGCACATTACATATATAGCGTATTATATggtatattatgtatacatactaTGTATACTATATGTTATATGGTGTATATAcatagtaaaaattatttttcacatatctATTGCTTTGGTATGTTTTCTTtcgtgtttttgtttatttggtagataggcttttttcctgttttgttttacaaCATGTTTATATCTGACACATTGTATTATAAGCTTTTTTTCCCATACTATTGCATAGTCTTTATAGCCACACttaaaaaatgaatcatttaTTTCTGAAAACAGTCAGGTCCATTTTATTTTGGCTTCTGGATCCTGCCCCTCCCCGGACACTCTCCCGCTGCAGAACTGTGTTAGGCTCAGTTCCCCAGAGAGCCCTCAGGTTCTCCACACCACAAGCCCCATGCAAGCTTCTTGTGAACCCTGGGCAGCCCTTCTGGGTCCTCAGAGCTCAGTTTAGATGCCACCACTGCCTGTTTGCAACACTGGCACATGTGCAGGCCCCTATGTTCTGTACAGCTGAACTCAGGACTGCCTCATCACCATTGTCACTACCGCACCTCGCACAGGGCCCACATGCTGGATGCTCTCAGTGAATGCttgtggaatgaaaggaagagGGAATCAATGAACAAATGACCTGGTGGTCATTTTCTGTGTTTCCTCCTGGGGTTTTTCCTTTGGTGtatgcattttgtgtgtgtgtctccataGAATAGGTTACACcaaatctataatttttttgtccttttgccTCCTCAGCATTTGTTCATAAGCATAGCGAGCATCACTGTCCGAGGCTACACAGTGCTTCATCTTGCGTATGCATCCTGCTTTGTTCACCATGTCTCTGGAGTTACGCATTTACTTGCTTGTTGCTTTCACCACTATAAACCATACTTCATTTCCCTCTCCTGTTAGGCAGATCTGACCCCTCAGCCTGCCTCTTCCAGCCATGGTCAGACTGTTGTTAGTCCAGCACCTGAGGGAGAGTACTTTCGGAGTTCCAGGCCCTTGTGTGACCTCCACCCTTAAGGTGACTCTTGGCACCCACAGGCCAATCAGCTGTATTCTCAGAGAGCTCTGAGAATACAGGCTGATGGGCTATTTCTCCAAGGAAAAGCTGGGTAGGTTCTCACTGGGGTTGGAACCAAGGGGAGATGAGGAAACGGGAATAGGTTGGGCGCCCTTGGTGGGGCTTCATAGTTTGATCTTACATCAGAGTTGGAAAACAAAGCATACCCTTCTGCCACAGCTAGTGGTTTCCCCACCTGCGCCTGAGCTATGGACTGGGCAGGGGCTAAGTGCCCGGCAAGGAGCACAGGGAAGGAGCAGGAGGTGGAGAAGCTCAGAGGCAGGCTGCAGTCGGCTCCTCGCCCTTCTCACTATGCGGATGTCTCCTCCCTTGGCCCTATGGGAATATGGAGGGCTCACATTCTCCTCTCTGTGCAGGAGCAGGTCATAGGCCACACTCTTTGGGAGGAGAAAGTTGACTTCTTTCTAACAGTTGCTGtcctgtcattcattcattcattcattcagcaaaggCTTCCTGAGCTCCTGTCCTGTTGCAGCATGATTAAGTACTGCAGATGTGAAGGTGAATTGACATATTTGGGTTCTTAGAGTTTGCCTTCTAGCAGACCACAAACAAGTAAATATAATGTTGCACGTGGTACGTGCAGGCCTTTGGTGCCCAGGATAGTGAGGGCATGGAGGAGAGAGTGTTGTCTGTGTCTGAGAGCACTGGGGAAGCCTCAAGGGGAGGCTGTGCCTGAGGTGCATTTTGGAATGAGTTCACAGGTATGATGGGAATGAAGCTGTCCACATGTACTTGGGAGTTGGGGGAAGAGTGGGGACACATGACTCTCACAAGAAGCATGGCTCTGAGAAAATCGGAGACCGTGCAGAAGCTGACAGGGAATGTGATGTGGACAAAGGGGCCACCAGGCCAGGAGGCAGGTCTGGTAGCCCGAGGAGCAATGGGTTGACATTAGGGCCGGGACAGAGAGGGCTGCGTGAGGAGCAAGACCATGAAGTCCATGGTCCTCCAACACTGCGACCCTCATGCTGCCGCCTCCCTGTGCCCTCAGCACTCAGCCAGGGCCAGAGGGAGCTCGAGCATGGAGCAGGGGCTGAGGGTGCATGGCTTCCTCATGATGGAGTCTACTTGTTGACAGATGACCCAGAAACTTCTGAAGGGCCCCCAAGGCCCTAACGCAGCCCCCAGAGCAggctctttcccttcccctccagaCTCTCCATTTCATGCCTGGTTAATCCCCAGGAACCACTTCTGACAGGGGAATCCTACATTTCTCTCTACTGAGCTGTAGAGGCTGCTGCCCATGGGCATTTTCAGCAGAGACCTCAGTCCCTAGTCTGCCTCAGGGAGGTGGGCCCTGGAGGACGGTGCCATCCATGCTCCTTGTCTCCTGAGAGGTAGTGCAGTCAGCACACCCATCCCACAGACAGCAGAGGAGGCCTGAGCGTCAGGGTCCTGTCTGATGCCAGCTCACGATGCACTGTGCCTGAGTGATGAATGCCCATCTCACTGCCTGTCGCTTCCTCTTTCTGCAGGGCCCTGTGGCCGAGTGTGTCCAGCCCAGTGTCATGGGGAGCTTCCATATCTCATGGCTCCTTGCTGGGCCAAGCCCTTCAGAACTCCAAAACCCCAAAGACTGATGGCTGCCAGAGTGGCCACCTTGCTTATCCTGTGGTCCCGGCCCTGGTGATCACCATGGCAGCTGGGAAGGAAGCCCCGTTGAGCCTATCGGCTGAAAACAGATGGCGACTTAGCGAACctgagctgggctggggctgCAAGCCAGTGCTGCTTGAGAAGACGAACCGCCTGGGCCCTGAGGCTACTGTGGGCAAGGCGGGCCGGGATGTGGGCGGTGCGGAGCTGGCACTGTTGGCAGCCCCAGGCAAGCCCCGACCTGGCAAGCTGCTGCCCTCAAAGGCACGTGGAGAGCAGAGGCAGAGCACCTTCACGGAGCTGCCAAGGATGAAGGACCGGCAGGTGGATGCTCAGGCCCAGGAGAGGGAGCGCGATGACCCCACAGGCCAGCCTGGTGCCCCACAGCTGACCCAGGACATCCCCAGAGGCCCAGCTGGCAGCAAAGTCTTCTCTGTGTGGCCCGGTGGAGCACGAGGTGAGCAGAGAAGCGCCTTTAGCAAACCAACCAAGCGACCAGCAGAGAGGCCTGAGCCAACCTCAGTCTTCCCTGCAGGGGAATCTGCAGACGCCCTGGGGGAGCTGTCTGGACTCCTCAACACCACAGACCTCACTTGTTGGGGTCGACTTTCAACTCCCAAGCTTTTGGTTGGTGATTTCTGGAACTTGCAAGCATTGCCACAGAATGCTCCACTCTGTAGCGCTTTCCTGGGTGCCCCCACACTGTGGCTGGAGCACAACCAGGCCCAAGTGTCCCCACCCTCGTCATCCTCCACCACTTCGTGGGCCCTCCTGCCACCCACCCTCACCTCCCTGGGCTTGTCCACCCAGAACTGGTGTGCAAAGTGCAACCTGTCCTTCCGCCTAACGTCCGACCTGGTCGTCCACATGCGGTCCCACCACAAAAAGGAGCATGCAGGGCCTGACCCACATTCTCAGAAGCGGAGAGAAGAGGCCCTCGCCTGCCCTGTGTGCCAGGAGCACTTCCGGGAGCGCCACCACCTCTCCCGGCACATGACTTCTCACAGCTAGCAGGTGGCCGCAGAGTGACCTGCTGGGTGCGGCAGCCAGCCTTTGGCAGAGGGGGGCTCCCTGGGCCTGCCTTGAGGGGGCTGTCATGGTCCTTTGCAGAGCTACCGCTTTTGGCATTCATAGATAAATAGCTCAGGCATAATTTGAAAAAGCCACACCTGCATGATGTGTTTTGAAGGAAATGAAGTCCTGAAATAAAGTGATGGGCTTTGCAAATCCAGGGTAGAGGCCCTAACAGGCACAGAGAGTGGGGGAGACTCCTGGCACACATCATGGGCTTTGGAGGCACACAAGCCTGGATTCGAATCTGGGCTCTTTCACATACTAGCTGTGACCCTGGACAAAGAGCTTTAACCTGCTGAGtccccattttctcatctgtgaaatggagatgataacACTGTGTCTTAGGTTGGCATTCAGGTCACATGAAAGGTGTGTGGAAAGTGGCCAGCATTCTGCCTGCAGGCCCTGAGCACTAAGTCAACAAGGTTTGTGATGATGTCTGTACTAGTTAGCTATTGTTATTAACAAGATCTCCCTGGCAGACAAGCTAAAGCATCTGTCTCAGTTGTGAGTCTGTGGGTTGGCTCAGGTAAAGCTGAGCTTGGCTGGGCTTGGC
This genomic stretch from Pongo pygmaeus isolate AG05252 chromosome 8, NHGRI_mPonPyg2-v2.0_pri, whole genome shotgun sequence harbors:
- the ZNF488 gene encoding zinc finger protein 488, with amino-acid sequence MAAGKEAPLSLSAENRWRLSEPELGWGCKPVLLEKTNRLGPEATVGKAGRDVGGAELALLAAPGKPRPGKLLPSKARGEQRQSTFTELPRMKDRQVDAQAQERERDDPTGQPGAPQLTQDIPRGPAGSKVFSVWPGGARGEQRSAFSKPTKRPAERPEPTSVFPAGESADALGELSGLLNTTDLTCWGRLSTPKLLVGDFWNLQALPQNAPLCSAFLGAPTLWLEHNQAQVSPPSSSSTTSWALLPPTLTSLGLSTQNWCAKCNLSFRLTSDLVVHMRSHHKKEHAGPDPHSQKRREEALACPVCQEHFRERHHLSRHMTSHS